Proteins from a genomic interval of Garra rufa chromosome 4, GarRuf1.0, whole genome shotgun sequence:
- the ntf3 gene encoding neurotrophin-3, whose translation MVTFITILQVNLVMSILLYVMFLAYLYGISASTMDKQRPTQDPINTLIIKLLQADISRSRQKQDDALPSSTLNTPAVTDYKEKVSDLPVTDISAELLRQHKRYNSPRVLLSDRPPLQPPPLYLMNDFVSNQDGSGTNKTRQKRNTEHKSYRGEFSVCDSISQWVTNRKTAVDVHGRVVTILDTFNSGRTNINQYFYETECDTGKSQKGSCRGIDGKHWNSQCKTSQTFVRALTQYETSVGWRWIRINTSCVCALSRKHRRT comes from the exons ATGGTTACCTTTATTACG ATCTTACAGGTGAATCTAGTGATGTCCATCTTGCTGTACGTGATGTTCCTCGCGTACCTCTATGGTATCTCAGCCTCTACGATGGACAAGCAGCGGCCCACGCAGGACCCCATCAACACGCTCATCATAAAGCTCCTGCAGGCCGACATCAGCCGCAGCCGACAGAAGCAGGATGACGCACTTCCTTCCTCCACCTTAAACACGCCGGCAGTGACCGACTATAAGGAGAAAGTCAGTGATTTGCCAGTGACGGACATCTCGGCGGAGCTTCTGCGTCAGCACAAACGTTACAACTCGCCTCGTGTGCTCCTCAGCGACCGACCTCCACTGCAGCCACCACCGCTCTACCTCATGAACGACTTCGTCAGCAACCAGGATGGCAGCGGCACCAACAAGACGCGGCAGAAGCGCAACACAGAGCACAAGAGCTACAGGGGCGAGTTTTCGGTGTGCGACAGCATCAGCCAGTGGGTTacgaacaggaaaacggctgtgGACGTTCATGGACGAGTGGTCACGATTTTGGATACCTTTAATTCGGGACGAACAAATATCAATCAGTACTTTTACGAGACGGAATGTGACACCGGCAAGTCCCAAAAGGGCAGCTGTCGAGGTATTGACGGGAAGCACTGGAACTCTCAGTGCAAAACCTCACAGACTTTCGTGCGTGCTCTCACTCAATATGAAACATCAGTGGGATGGCGCTGGATACGGATAAACACCTCGTGCGTCTGCGCGCTCTCACGCAAACATCGCAGGACGTGA
- the LOC141333203 gene encoding uncharacterized protein gives MAHAKKFSQIPMSKCMRDLCKEEDYTFLNSVEKQDVSPEESTCVESECQEKQEERIHRRQEREQLEQEKQREIEEQQKEKDKQWKSHVAELAVQRKAIRAKLDRLREFRDFQKKVVLQDLGLDPGSANESVKHLLMRL, from the exons atGGCTCATGCAAAGAAGTTTTCTCAGATTCCCATGTCTAAG TGCATGCGAGATCTTTGCAAAGAGGAAGATTACACTTTCTTAAACAGTGTTGAGAAGCAGGATGTGAGTCCGGAGGAGAGCACATGTGTGGAGAGTGAATGTCAGGAGAAGCAAGAAGAAAGG ATCCACCGTCGACAGGAGCGTGAGCAGCTGGAACAAGAAAAGCAACGTGAGATAGAGGAGCAGCAGAAG GAGAAAGACAAGCAGTGGAAAAGCCATGTGGCCGAACTGGCGGTCCAACGCAAGGCCATCCGTGCAAAACTAGACAGACTTCGAGAATTTAGG GACTTTCAGAAGAAAGTTGTGCTTCAGGATTTGGGTCTGGATCCAGGTTCTGCAAATGAATCCGTCAAGCACCTTCTGATGAGACTGTAA